In Devosia beringensis, a single window of DNA contains:
- a CDS encoding sensor histidine kinase, with the protein MTNLLLAFEDVTEAINSDRNKDMMAAELAHRIKNSLAVISAFVSFELRQAADPCVPGYQAMQSRINAVGNLYDVIARSSVFGPVDMPAYLAGIAASLRSSLLGEKSTIEIALDVEPFTVSADNAVPIGLLVNELVTNAVKYAFPAKKGRIILGFRQRDSEFSLSVQDDGVGIDGSERASASSGMGTRFIDAFVRQIGGTLARASGAGGTTITVRLPTSIVSS; encoded by the coding sequence ATGACCAACCTCCTGCTGGCTTTCGAGGATGTCACTGAGGCCATCAATTCAGATCGCAACAAGGACATGATGGCGGCGGAACTGGCGCACCGCATCAAAAACTCGCTCGCGGTAATCTCGGCATTTGTCTCTTTTGAACTCAGACAAGCAGCAGACCCGTGCGTCCCGGGATATCAAGCCATGCAGTCGCGCATCAACGCGGTTGGAAATCTATACGACGTGATCGCCCGCTCGAGTGTCTTTGGGCCGGTGGATATGCCCGCCTACCTCGCCGGAATTGCCGCAAGCCTTCGTTCAAGTCTGCTTGGCGAAAAATCGACAATCGAGATCGCCTTGGATGTCGAACCTTTTACGGTCAGTGCCGACAATGCCGTGCCGATTGGCTTGTTGGTCAACGAGCTTGTTACAAACGCGGTAAAATATGCTTTCCCCGCCAAGAAAGGACGTATCATTCTCGGCTTCAGACAGCGTGACAGCGAGTTCAGCCTGTCAGTGCAAGATGACGGCGTCGGCATCGATGGAAGTGAGCGGGCGTCAGCATCGTCAGGCATGGGAACACGGTTCATAGACGCCTTCGTCCGCCAGATCGGCGGAACACTCGCGCGGGCGAGTGGAGCCGGAGGTACGACGATCACTGTCCGACTGCCGACCAGCATTGTGTCATCATAG
- a CDS encoding IS3 family transposase (programmed frameshift) has translation MKRTRFTEEQIIAILKEQEAGVPVADLCRKHGVSNASIYKWKAKYGGMDVSEARRLKALEDENARLKKLLADSMLDNAALKDLLGKKMVAPAAERDAVAHLQTAYGMSERRACRVLGCCRMTMRYQALRTDDIVLRDRMKAIAHERRRFGYRRLHVLLRREGYQVNHKRLFRIYREEKLMVRRRGGRKRAMGTRAPMLIPMAPNERWSLDFVSDQMTDGRRFRVLTVVDDCTRECLTLVADTSLSGLRVARELETLMATRGRPKMIVSDNGTEFTSNAILGFADRMGIDWHYIAPGKPIQNAFIESFNGRLRDELLNETLFPSLAHVRATVASWRADYNLHRPHSRLGWMTPAEYADTFNPRRDLPLRSMTSSAPAPVAHPGQIDQTNRPSLLHAG, from the exons ATGAAGCGAACCAGGTTCACCGAAGAGCAGATCATTGCGATCTTGAAGGAGCAGGAGGCCGGCGTTCCAGTTGCCGACCTGTGCCGCAAGCATGGCGTCAGCAATGCCAGCATCTACAAATGGAAGGCCAAGTATGGCGGCATGGACGTCAGCGAGGCCCGACGACTGAAGGCGCTTGAGGACGAGAACGCCCGGCTCAAGAAGCTGCTGGCCGACAGCATGCTCGATAATGCCGCGCTGAAAGATCTTCTTGGAAAAA AAATGGTAGCGCCCGCCGCCGAGCGGGATGCTGTCGCCCATCTCCAGACTGCCTATGGGATGAGCGAGCGGCGGGCGTGCCGAGTATTGGGATGTTGCCGGATGACGATGCGCTACCAGGCGCTGCGAACCGATGACATCGTGCTGCGCGACCGGATGAAGGCCATTGCCCATGAGCGGCGACGGTTTGGCTATCGGCGGCTGCACGTCCTGCTGCGGCGGGAAGGGTATCAGGTCAATCACAAGCGCCTGTTCCGGATCTATCGCGAGGAGAAGCTGATGGTGCGCCGTCGAGGCGGCCGCAAGCGTGCCATGGGCACCAGGGCGCCGATGCTGATCCCAATGGCGCCCAACGAACGCTGGTCCCTGGACTTCGTCTCCGACCAGATGACCGACGGTCGGCGCTTCCGGGTGCTGACAGTGGTCGATGACTGCACACGCGAATGCCTGACCTTGGTTGCCGACACCTCGCTGTCTGGTCTGCGCGTTGCCAGAGAGCTGGAGACGCTGATGGCTACTCGAGGACGCCCCAAGATGATCGTCAGCGACAATGGGACTGAGTTCACGTCCAATGCCATCCTGGGCTTCGCTGACCGGATGGGGATCGACTGGCACTACATTGCCCCTGGCAAGCCGATCCAGAATGCCTTCATCGAGAGCTTTAACGGCCGGCTGCGGGACGAACTGCTCAACGAGACCCTGTTCCCATCGCTTGCTCACGTCCGGGCCACCGTGGCGTCTTGGCGCGCCGATTACAATCTGCACCGGCCGCACTCGCGGCTGGGTTGGATGACGCCTGCCGAATACGCCGACACCTTCAACCCGCGACGGGATCTGCCGCTCCGCTCAATGACCAGCTCCGCGCCAGCCCCCGTCGCTCACCCCGGCCAGATCGACCAAACTAACCGCCCGAGTCTACTTCACGCTGGATAG
- a CDS encoding site-specific integrase: MRVKLTKKIVEAITPATPPIDETGKARKAPDVIRWDTEVPGFGVKVTPAGKRVYFVYYRTSSGQQRRPKVGDHGPLTVDQARQIARQWLAKSAAGEDVSQQRQTDRASGTVAELATRYLAEYAVPHKKPRSVQTDRANLDNHVIPTLGLMRVRDVTRQDIDRMKVAVRDGKTARELKAKPRGRRIIRGGEGIANRVVALVSKMFGCAQEWGLRDDNPASSIRKYKEHRKDRFLDEAEVGRLITQLDVTDQAQVVSSKATAAIRVLLYTGMRYSEVMTLRWRDVDEGKNCFRLADSKTGSRVIPYGTQVVLALSALERGAPDKLLFEGAKEGSPISLQRPWHQIRAAAEIDASATLHTLRHTFASWSVMGGLSLAQVGALLGHKSTQTTLRYADHAVEALRAYGEQTGEAMAAMAKASTKPED; encoded by the coding sequence ATGCGAGTCAAATTAACGAAAAAGATCGTCGAGGCTATCACCCCCGCCACGCCGCCGATCGATGAAACTGGCAAAGCCAGAAAAGCGCCTGACGTAATTCGCTGGGACACAGAGGTTCCTGGCTTCGGCGTCAAGGTCACGCCAGCTGGGAAGCGCGTCTATTTCGTGTACTATCGAACGTCCAGTGGCCAACAACGCCGCCCCAAAGTTGGAGATCACGGCCCCCTCACTGTGGACCAGGCCCGCCAGATCGCTCGCCAATGGCTGGCGAAGTCGGCCGCCGGAGAGGATGTTAGTCAGCAGCGTCAAACTGACCGGGCATCGGGCACTGTAGCGGAGCTCGCGACGCGGTATCTCGCTGAGTATGCCGTGCCCCATAAAAAGCCCCGGAGCGTCCAGACTGACCGAGCTAACCTGGACAACCACGTGATCCCTACCCTCGGTTTAATGCGCGTCAGAGATGTGACGCGACAGGACATTGATCGCATGAAGGTTGCCGTGAGAGACGGCAAAACCGCGCGCGAGTTGAAGGCTAAGCCGCGCGGCCGGCGTATAATCCGCGGCGGCGAAGGCATTGCCAACCGGGTCGTTGCACTGGTTTCCAAAATGTTTGGCTGCGCTCAAGAATGGGGCTTACGCGACGACAACCCGGCCAGCTCCATTCGGAAATACAAGGAGCATCGGAAGGATCGTTTCCTTGATGAAGCTGAGGTCGGCAGATTAATCACTCAACTCGACGTCACTGATCAGGCCCAGGTCGTGAGCAGCAAAGCGACTGCGGCCATTCGCGTCCTGCTATATACGGGTATGCGCTACAGCGAGGTTATGACCCTGAGGTGGCGTGACGTGGACGAAGGAAAAAACTGCTTTCGGCTGGCCGATAGCAAGACCGGATCCAGGGTGATCCCGTATGGTACCCAGGTTGTTTTGGCATTGTCCGCACTTGAGCGCGGAGCACCGGACAAGCTGTTATTTGAAGGTGCGAAGGAGGGATCACCAATATCCTTGCAGCGGCCTTGGCATCAGATACGCGCCGCTGCAGAGATTGACGCATCGGCGACCCTTCATACTCTGCGCCACACTTTTGCATCCTGGTCGGTCATGGGCGGTCTATCGCTGGCGCAGGTGGGTGCCTTGCTCGGGCATAAATCCACTCAGACTACACTTCGGTACGCCGACCATGCAGTCGAGGCCCTACGCGCCTACGGGGAACAAACCGGCGAAGCCATGGCTGCGATGGCGAAGGCATCCACCAAACCTGAAGATTAG
- a CDS encoding acetylxylan esterase, with protein sequence MPFPDLTQPELGAYQSGVQTPGDFAAFWESTLAEARAIGGTVSIVKQATTLTAVEVFDVTFPGFGGHPVKGWLVLPTQRSGKLPLVVQFVGYGGGRGFPHEQLHWAASGYAYFRMDTRGQGSGWSVGETPDPVGSTPSVPGVMTKGVLDKNGYYYRRVFADGVRAIDALLGQDFVDADKIAVCGGSQGGGIALAVAGIDMRVTAAMPDVPFLCDYPRAVAKATRDPYGEIVRFLAQHRDKKDQVFETLAYFDGVNFARQAKAPALFSVAVMDDICPPSTVYGAFNAYAGDNKTMIEYEFNNHEGGGPFQDRAQMEWLAKQFRG encoded by the coding sequence ATGCCGTTTCCAGACCTGACCCAGCCCGAACTGGGCGCCTATCAAAGCGGCGTGCAGACGCCCGGGGATTTCGCGGCGTTCTGGGAGAGCACCCTGGCCGAGGCGCGGGCGATCGGCGGGACGGTCAGCATTGTAAAGCAGGCGACGACGCTGACCGCAGTCGAGGTCTTTGACGTGACGTTTCCGGGGTTTGGCGGGCATCCGGTCAAGGGCTGGCTGGTGCTACCGACGCAACGCAGCGGGAAACTGCCGCTGGTGGTGCAGTTTGTCGGCTATGGCGGCGGGCGGGGATTTCCGCACGAACAGCTGCACTGGGCAGCCTCGGGCTATGCCTATTTCCGCATGGATACGCGCGGGCAGGGCAGTGGCTGGAGCGTGGGGGAGACGCCCGATCCGGTGGGCTCAACGCCCTCGGTTCCGGGCGTGATGACCAAGGGCGTGCTGGACAAAAACGGGTATTACTACCGGCGGGTATTCGCCGACGGGGTGCGGGCGATCGATGCGCTGCTGGGCCAGGACTTTGTGGATGCTGACAAAATTGCCGTCTGTGGCGGCAGCCAGGGCGGCGGGATTGCGCTGGCGGTGGCGGGCATAGACATGCGGGTGACCGCAGCGATGCCGGATGTGCCGTTCCTGTGCGATTATCCCCGGGCAGTGGCGAAGGCGACGCGCGACCCCTATGGCGAAATCGTGCGTTTCCTGGCCCAGCATCGCGACAAGAAAGACCAAGTTTTCGAAACACTTGCCTATTTCGACGGGGTGAATTTTGCCCGGCAGGCCAAGGCGCCAGCTCTGTTCTCGGTGGCGGTGATGGACGATATCTGTCCCCCCTCGACGGTCTATGGCGCCTTCAATGCCTATGCCGGGGATAACAAGACCATGATCGAATATGAGTTCAACAATCACGAGGGCGGTGGACCGTTTCAGGACCGGGCACAGATGGAGTGGCTGGCCAAGCAGTTCCGGGGATAA
- a CDS encoding LacI family DNA-binding transcriptional regulator — MAVQKRANQADIAERLGVSVSTVSRALANEMGISDAVRRDVQRMARSLGYKSKHITGPTGGDKRAVALVPLGNATSGLSGFYFGIVEGMRQQAAEAGMMLDVRLVNDQMVTLDMIRKQIDQADAGGLLLAGIDAWDELAAWCAQEDIPAVLVNGSDPRMRLSSVSPANFYGAYLATQRLLDAGHRRILHYTHRYRPTILQRQRGFEAAIAATPGAQGIIVNTADRDSRGLLADLLTGKHDVTALFCWNDIAAVEMLESIYAPDSPLPKGFSIIGFDDLPLAGMATPRLSTTRVDREAIGRGAVRLLSQHMEGEGAVQQLEIGVSMVEGETVFAAISSPV, encoded by the coding sequence ATGGCAGTGCAGAAGCGGGCCAACCAGGCCGATATCGCCGAACGCCTAGGCGTATCAGTGAGTACGGTGTCGCGCGCGCTGGCCAATGAGATGGGCATCAGCGATGCGGTGCGGCGTGATGTGCAGCGCATGGCGCGCTCTCTTGGGTATAAATCCAAGCATATAACGGGCCCGACGGGCGGGGATAAACGGGCGGTGGCGCTGGTGCCGCTGGGGAATGCGACCAGCGGGCTGTCCGGCTTCTATTTCGGCATTGTCGAGGGCATGCGGCAGCAGGCGGCGGAAGCCGGCATGATGCTCGACGTGCGGCTGGTCAACGACCAGATGGTGACGCTCGACATGATCCGCAAACAGATTGACCAGGCCGATGCCGGCGGGCTGTTGCTGGCTGGGATCGACGCCTGGGACGAGCTGGCGGCGTGGTGCGCACAGGAAGATATCCCCGCCGTGCTGGTCAATGGCAGCGACCCGCGCATGCGGCTCAGTTCGGTCTCGCCGGCCAATTTCTACGGGGCCTATCTGGCCACGCAGCGGCTGCTCGATGCCGGACACCGCCGCATCCTGCACTATACCCATCGCTATCGGCCGACAATTCTGCAGCGGCAGCGGGGCTTTGAGGCGGCCATTGCAGCCACGCCCGGCGCGCAGGGGATCATCGTCAATACGGCCGACCGGGATTCCCGCGGCCTGCTGGCCGACCTTCTGACGGGCAAACATGACGTGACCGCGCTGTTCTGCTGGAACGACATTGCCGCCGTCGAAATGCTCGAGAGCATTTATGCCCCCGACAGTCCGCTGCCTAAGGGCTTTTCGATCATCGGCTTTGACGACCTGCCGCTGGCAGGGATGGCGACGCCGCGGCTGAGCACGACGCGGGTGGATCGCGAGGCGATCGGGCGTGGTGCAGTGCGGCTGCTGAGCCAGCATATGGAGGGGGAAGGGGCGGTGCAGCAGCTCGAGATCGGCGTCAGCATGGTCGAAGGCGAAACCGTGTTTGCCGCCATTTCGTCGCCAGTATGA